The Solanum pennellii chromosome 11, SPENNV200 sequence AGCACGTGAATTGAGTATTATGGATTGCCAGAACGTTACTAGGTTTTTGGTTCCTACTGCCACTGAAACTCTCCATATTTCGAATTGTGAGAACGTTGAAAAACTATCGGTGGCATGTGGAGGAGCGGCCCAGATGACGTTACTGGATATTTATGGCTGTAAGAAGCTCAAGTGTCTTCCAGAACTCCTTCCATCTCTCAAGGAACTGCATCTGTCTGATTGTCCAGAAATAGAAGGAGAATTGCCCTTCAATTTACAAAAACTCCGTATCATACATTGCAAGAAACTGGTGAATGGCCGAAAGGAGTGGCATTTACAGAGACTCACAGAGTTATGGATCTCTCATGATGGGAGTGACGAAGATATTGAACATTGGGAGTTTCCTTGTTCTATTACAAGACTTGAGGTATCCAATCTGAAAACATTAAGCAGCCAACATCTCAAAAGCCTCACCTCTCTTCAATATCTATGTATTGAGGGTAATTTATCTCAGATTCAGTCACAAGGCCAGATTTCCTCCTTTTCTCACCTCACTTCGCTTCAAACTCTAATAATCTCGAATTTATGTAATCTCCAATCACTTTCAGAATCAGCACTgccctcctccctctctcacCTGGACATCAAGGATTGCCCTAATCTCCAATCCCTTCCAGTAAAAGGGATGCCCTCTTCCCTCTCTGCACTATGGATTTCCAAATGTCCATTGCTCAGACCACTACTAGAATTTGACAAGGGGGAATACTGGCCACAAATTGCTCATATCCCCACCATAAACATCGATTGGCAATATATttaacaattaaaacaaatggCTCTCCAACTGATGTAAGCTATTCGTTACCCTCTCAGAagctttttatttcactttgcttttttcttaattcttttcattttaaatcatGTCGTGCTCATCATCAAACACATAGCTTTACAGGTAAGCTCCATACAGATTCTAACTTTTTTAAAGGATAATTCAATCACAAGTTTTAGGAAATAACTGCAACTTCCATTGTCAGATGTTATATGATTCTATGTTTCTCATGGCTTATTGGTTTATGCTCTTACCGTGTTTTCATTCACGTCTCAATTGCCACCATGTTTAATCAAAAGTTTTTAGTTCTTGTAATCATCAACCATCCTATGTCACTAGAAATTTTGATAGGTAAAAGAGGTAGACAAAAAAGCTAAACATCTTTTTTCTTTCGTATAGCGACCAGACAACTACATTTTGATAGGTAAGGGCTATAGATATACATTTGCAGGGTGTTAAACCAAGGAGTAAGAAAATCACTGTCTTCAGATATCTTCTCTTGCATATACTTTTGCAATTTTAAGCTACATTTTGAACTCATGTGTTGTTGCTAACTTAAACATGTTTTGTGCTTAATCAGATGTGGCTTTTGAAGAGCGAGTACGACAAATCTGGTACATTAATTGTCCGTAGGAAGTGTTTCTAAGGTGCTGCTGCTATTTTTACATCTGTTCccgaattctttttttttttttaatctttccaCTAAAGCTATTATGTCGTCCACAGTGAATTTTCAGGTCTGTTGTTATAGGCAAGTCTTTGGGATGAGACTATCAAAGAAGGGCGATTACAATCAGTGTACCGTTGATACTATTTCATGTTTCTAGTGCAAGCCTCTTTTGTAAGTTGACAAACTCGATTAGTTAATATGTTTGGGACTCAACTAGTGGTTAGAGTACTCATTTTGTAAGACTTGTGTACAGAAAATCAAATTAGAATTATAACTTCTGATGGTTGAATAAACTCCAAGAAGTACTGCCATATTTTATAGTGGATATGTAGTTTGCTCATTCGGTGCTTGATATCCACATTGGAGTCCAACTAAATTCGAATTTGCACAATCGAAGGAGCGGTGCTCCTGGCATGATTTTTTTCCCATTCTACGACTAGTGCTCCTAAATTCTAATTAAGGATAGAAAAATCTCAACTATCTCACCCCAACTCATATCAGGATAGAGTCTTTCCCTGAAGGAGGATTTCCCTTCAATTTACAAAAACTTGTGATCAGTAATTGCGAGAAACTGGTGAATGGCCGAAAGAAGTGGCGTTTACACAGACTCACAGAGTTAGTGATCCATCATGATGGGAGTGACAAAGAGATTGAACATTGGGAGTTGCGTTCCTCTATTCATATACAATCTGAAAACATTAAGCAGCCAAAATCTCAAAAGCCTCACCTCTCTTCAACATACAGAATCTAAATTGCTTTTGAAAAGATATATTCGTTTTCAACATGTATGTGCTACCTCATAGTAACATAGATATCAACTAACTCTGTCTATCGATGCTTGAATCTAAACATTTTATGCAGCAACATCAAAGATAACATATATCGACGTACCTGTAAATGGAGAGTATAGGGCTAATACaagtaatttattttctacTATCTTACTATTTTATAAGTAAAAGTTTGgtttaaaaaatgtgtttttatggGTAATATTGTCTTACACTTTTAACTACCTTTTTTAATGGTAGGCAAACCCATGTGATCGATCTAACTGGTAACTCCTTTACACAGTATCATTATTCATTTCAGTTTGCCATAAGAGTAACATTTGCACTCAATGTGATGTTTGAATGCATTTCTTGgctattttgtcatttttcacTTATTTAAATGTTATGAATTACTGGCATTTGTTATCAATGATGGTAATTTCTCCATccgttcacttttacttgtcacaTTTGAATTTGATACGCCCATGATTGGTACCTGTTGTAGTGTATTGATAGTTTAGATAcattgtttgttttgattgtcgCTTAAATTTCATTGTATCATATCATTTAAATCCATTGTTAGGTAACTACGAAAGGCCTCATTTTGTGTAATGAACGATATGGTGTGATCTGTTGATACTTGATACAGTGTGTGATGCTGGAGAACAGTACAATCTATCCAAACATTATACTGATCATTAAAACATTACAGTACGATACGATACAACACATTACTTGATTATATTATCCTTTGCTTCCCTCATTGTTTCAATTACTAATTCAACCACTAGAACATCAATCAAGCTCAGAAATTCAACCAAATTCCAAGAGACACTGAAACAAATAGTCTTAATTTCACGACTTGATCTAAAACATCGCGACTGACCCCAACTTGTTTGGGACTGAGGCGTACTTATTGTTATATCTAAAACATCACGACTGACCCCAACTTGTTTGGGACTGAGGCATAGTTATTGTTGTATCTAAAACTCGTCAACTACTGTACGATCAAAGTAGCAACCAGTAGGTCCTCCATCAGGCAAAAGAGCTAGCATGACAGATCCTTCAGCTCCTTCTTCGACGGGCATTGTTCCTGTATGCCAGTTTATATCCGTGTTGACGTATCCAGGATGAACACAATTGATACACATTTTCGGGTACTTTCTTGCAAGAATTCGAGTGTAAGCATTGAGTGAGACTTTTGATATGCTATATGCTGGTAGCATCATCTGCCAACCGTTCACCTCGAGAGCATCTTGTTTCAGATCATGCAAAAAATTCTGCAGAATCTTGTCGAGTTTATCTTCTGTCAAGTTTTCAACATCTCCTAGCTCCTTTCTCCTCTCCTCGTTTGGTACTCGCTGCATTACAACGATACAAAATCAATAAGAAATCCTTCTAATATGTCAAAAGTTACCCAGTACTTGTACGTTAGTGGGAGATAGCAGGTATCCAGGTGCAAACAAGTTGGTCCGGACATCATGGTTACCAAAAAAGTATTTGTAGGATTGAGTTTTCGGACTGAAAAAATGACTCGAGAATTATAAAGATCTTGTCCTTTGGAAGTTACAATACAATCCCTTAAAATACAACAAGCTACGATTAAGAGAAAATCTAgcttattttctttcttcttgttCATGTAACAACGGTGTCCAAACAACCTGCTAACTTAAATCATCGCGTTTACTAGGTAACTCTGCTCCCCAATACTTAAGCAAATGGAAAGACTTCACCTATAATCcctatattttgaaaaacctAGCAGTGTGACTATATCGTCTAACAGAAGATCGAAGGTGCTTAAGAGAGTGGATAGTAAAGATCAGTACAGAGGAAATGGAGTTTTGTTTAATTACCTTTAACTCACTTCTAAGGGAGGAAACATTAACAATTCTTGCTGAAGGAGAATTTTGCAGCAATGGAAGAAGAGCTTCAGTAACGTTCTTAACGCCATAGTAATTAGTGTCCAAGCATAATTTGGCACTCTCATAAGTTGTTTTCATCGCAACTTGAATGACGTTGACAGCTTTCCCTGCTAACTGTTTACAACAAAAAGCATATAGGTAAATCCCATTTACATCAATATGACAATTCTGATTAGCGTAAAGCCTGCAGTAGCAATGTAACCAGAGACAGTATACGAGAAAAAACAgttctttttctattatattagtTCATATTACTATATCAGTTGGTGATCCCGACTTATGCGATGAACTATTGGCACCAGTATGGATATCTtcaatgtataaaataaaaaattcgaATGGCTTTGGCTACTCTAACCTTCCCGATCacgctcttttcttttttcctctttaaGGAAATCACTACGAAATAAGAAATTTACTCTGACTCCCCTTTAGTGAAAATCATAGCTCTTGCCACTGTCCTCAGGTAGGTTTGTTGTATCTTATCCTTAAGAGTTACGACATAAAACTGTCCCTCACTCTAAGAATAGTTCAGAGCAAGATCAGAGACCACACAAGGCGATTATCGCTTTCCTCAAAGTTTCTGGACCAAGGGTCTATCGAAAACAACTTCTCAACGTCACAAAGGTAGGAAAAAATTCTACATACATCTTACCCTCTCCAGACCTCATTTACGGAATTACAATgcgtatgttgttgttattgtattgaattaCCATGTGAAATCTGTAACTAAGCATTGAGAAAATTATCTTACCCAATCTACCGGATCTACATTCAAGGCCCTTAGGACATCTTCATCAACTACAACTCCAGAAGCTCCAGCATTATTTACCTGCATAAACTTATCATCAACTTCCCTATATttactttcaaaaaaaatcgCACGAGAAACTGATCCGTTCATGCTCTTACCAGAATATCAAGCCTCCCATATTGTGTTTGTACGAACTTTGCTAAGGACTCGATGCTTTTAGCATCTTGAACATCAAGCTGATGAAACACAACGTTCGAAAGTCCTTGTTCATTCAGCAAGGATGTTGCTTTCATTCCTCTCTTTTCATTTCTGGCTGTTAAGATAACCGTTACACCTGATTTCGCGAGCTGTTTGACAGTCTCGAAGCCAATTCCCTTGTTTGCTCCTGTAACAACTGCATACCTACAAACATCTCCCATCACTTAAGTCCAAAGTTTCTAACTTTTTTCCTGCAGAGATAAGAAATAATAACAGTTTCTCAAACGAACTAACGCAATAGGAAGAAAGAGATAGGTATAGACTAGTAGTTCAAGAGTTGAAACAACAACCTTGTGAACCATCAATCATAAAATCAACACAGACAAAACGACGAATTCTTTTCATCTACCTAAGCCTTAATTGACCGGATTACCGGTATAATGTTGATTAGTTGAGGTCTCTTCAACTACCTAAGACAGAAAAATTGCATTGTGTATACAATGCCAAATTTTAAATTCTGTTTACTTAGTACATAGCATTGTCGAATCCCCTGCTCTTCATGTttttacaacaacatacccagtgtagtTTCAAAAAGTACGGTATAGGGAAGGTAGAGTGTAATCAGACGTTAACCAGACCTCATAGATAGAGAGGTTATTTCTGACAGATCCTCAACTCAAAGTAAAATTAGTCCAAAGCAGTTTCGAGAAACAAGTAATGAAAGTACAAGAAACATCAGACAGTAACAtaataaaaactacaataaaacAATAAGATATATAAAGAAACAACAGATAGTAACAGTAATCAAATGACATTATCATCTTAGTATAATCAAAGGTGAGACCTCAACTAATTCGAACAGATATATGCTACCTCCCACTAATAAAAGGTATAATTAACTCAATCTATCGAGGCTAGGATAAACGTAAATAATCACCTATCGAGGCTAGGACAGACGAAAAGAATCACCTGAATCTAAACAATCAAAGAGTCAAAGACCAAAATATCAAGATCTGAACAGATTTTGACTTACCAGCAAATGGAGAGACAAAACAACTCTGCAAATGGGAGTGTAGGGCTAGTGCTAGTGCTACACAAgtacttaaataaattaataaatataagtacAAATATCAAAAGTTGTGGGCCTTTCATATTTGtctttttcatgatttattattcgTTCAACGATGATTCGTATTATGTAAGAcacatttaataatattatttattttgaaatcatGCGAATATCTTTATAGAAAGATTTTATTGTATCTTACACTTCAATGGAACTCCTCCACATGATGCTTATTACACACTAATATACTGACTATTCAAATTCGACTAACTCAAAATCACCTCTAAAAACCGTTCTAAATTTTAGATATGAAATCTTCACGATATTTCGAATATTGTGATATATGAGGATGAGGAAGGACGAAGAAAGACGAGAAAAATTGAGTTGACcattttttcctaatttataTAAGTTTGGATTTAATAGATAGTAAACATAGTGTATGGACTGATATTATATGTAATtgtccttttttattttagggTAAGTTACGGAAATCCTACTAACTTAAGAGTTAATTGCTTAGATTCGCGTTAATTTTCAATATTACGATTTTACCATGTTTTGAATTATGGAAACATGTATCTAGTGAGTACTAATACATGCATCTCAGATACGTAAGGATTAaattaagtgtaatttattCTAGATATATTGTATCAAAGTGGATTCACCTGTATCTAACTCTCTCGCTCGGTTCTCTTTTCTCTTGCTCGGTTTTCTCTAGATATATTGTATCAAAGTGGATTCACCTCTACCTAACTCTCTCTCTCGGTTCTCTCTTCTCTTGCTTGGTTCCTTCTACGTATATTGATCAGATACATGTATATAGTGTGATTGCATGTATCTGGAGATCTCTCTCACCTCCCTCCTATCTTGCTTGCATATCTCTCTAATTTAGTGTATCTAATAGCAATAATACacgtgtgtatatatatatatatatatatatatatatattttatcttacaCCTCAATGGAACTCAACATGAGCCAGCCCAATTTATCTCTTAACAAAGAAAATGGGCTTTTCTTGAATGAAAGTAGCCCAAcctattttatatgatttggCCCATGTAAAAATTTGGTCCATTACAGACCTAGCAATAACATACAAATAGCATAATACaaagtattataataataatagtaatataaataattattattaaattatattgtaCACATGcatattaattttacttttttattaaaagaaaaggtaatTACAAACTCGTGACATAAAAtcaaatagaagaaataatATTATCTATCTTTCGTAAGAGCAAAATTCACAGATAACTATTTTTCGATCTTTGTAGATGAAAAATAATAACGactgaaatttcaaattgttaTCATAGAGTTTGatctataaaatttaaattttcataattataattatattttagaagATGATAAATGTTATTTGTACCTATCATAAGTCAtttgattattatatttcaaaattttcaaaatttgcttTACAAAATGGAATAgaagaaaattaatattatcGACTTTCATAAAcgataaataatagtattatatCCCATAGAatattaatatgttatttttataaatattatacaaTTCACACTAATTAAATACATGTGATTGAcgtttttgatttgatttgcTTTCGTgttaataacttaattaattaaaaaagtattGTTTTATACGTCAAGACTCGAGAGTATTTATTTCgtcttaaaataatatttttgttttatgtctattaagaaaaatatataaatatataaagtatttaatttactatgttattcttatttattagatatttttttagaaatgagCTCTATAAAAAGAAGTAATTGTTCTTTTAATactctttttaaattattttacttgtcatattttattttagacgCCTCgtgagaaaaatattaaataaactaTGTCTCGATTTAGAGGAGATAGAGATTTGACTATCTCTTTGATTTAGAGTAAAGACAACAAGTAATTAAATGGATTGGTGAGAGTACAAAGGGAGtagttgaaaataattaataaatttcatctttaattttaattattttgagataaGAGGAatgcttaaaaaataaaaaagtttaatgAAATGATTGTGCCTTTACtttatagtaattattttaagaGCATTTacacaactttttattttttaattctcaCTATTTACTAATGGTGAAGATAACAAAGTTAAATACATGTGATTAAcgtttaaatttgattttttcgctagggttttaggtttagaatttaaatattaaaaaatactttacgattaatatgaattttttcaGCATAAATTTAGATTTAGTAGAGTATACATTATATTTAGTATTgaatattgaataaaaatatctcttaaaataaaaatattaagtattatatcatcatttttttatttgtttatatgttgatgaacaattaaaatatttctaaaaagcTAACATTTTTTTAAGGAATAATTAAGTTGAAAACATGCATACATGTAGCAATCAAAATAGTTTGTTTAGTCAAATTTTCggatattaaaaaatatttattattatattatcttgttcaatttaaaaataaaaaatagtatcattttatatattttactctTATTATTGAGTATCGATCATTTCCAATTCATTTACTAACAAGTGATATAACTTATAATGATTTAGAATGATAATAAGTATTTAAGTTAGATTGTTTTTATGTATGTTCTCACGTGACTATTACAAATATACCTAATTCATTTATGTATTGGTTTCAATTAATCGTAAATCCTCGAGTTAATCTAATTAAGACTTAATGTGCATAATTAAAGGAAATGACATATGCAATTAGGTTAAGCtaattatatgtaaatatacaccttaacacacaaaaaaataattaaaatattttatcgtAGGTTAATTAAGTTTAAATGTTCCATTAAAACAACTTAGAGAAAAAGCTTAAGGATTGCTCATGCATTAAGCCTAATTATGATTACACATTATTAGTGCACATTCATCATTGttgtattaattattatcaCATGTGATTAGTGCATATGCCTAATT is a genomic window containing:
- the LOC114073839 gene encoding putative disease resistance protein At3g14460 isoform X1, with the translated sequence MSIQFSSLEVVGCPVVFDDAQLFRSQLEAMKQIEEIYIWDCKSVTSFPFSILPTTLKRIAISGCPKLKLEAPVGEMFVEYLSVKDCGCVDDISPEFLPTARELSIMDCQNVTRFLVPTATETLHISNCENVEKLSVACGGAAQMTLLDIYGCKKLKCLPELLPSLKELHLSDCPEIEGELPFNLQKLRIIHCKKLVNGRKEWHLQRLTELWISHDGSDEDIEHWEFPCSITRLEVSNLKTLSSQHLKSLTSLQYLCIEGNLSQIQSQGQISSFSHLTSLQTLIISNLCNLQSLSESALPSSLSHLDIKDCPNLQSLPVKGMPSSLSALWISKCPLLRPLLEFDKGEYWPQIAHIPTINIDWQYI
- the LOC114073839 gene encoding putative disease resistance protein At3g14460 isoform X2, which gives rise to MKQIEEIYIWDCKSVTSFPFSILPTTLKRIAISGCPKLKLEAPVGEMFVEYLSVKDCGCVDDISPEFLPTARELSIMDCQNVTRFLVPTATETLHISNCENVEKLSVACGGAAQMTLLDIYGCKKLKCLPELLPSLKELHLSDCPEIEGELPFNLQKLRIIHCKKLVNGRKEWHLQRLTELWISHDGSDEDIEHWEFPCSITRLEVSNLKTLSSQHLKSLTSLQYLCIEGNLSQIQSQGQISSFSHLTSLQTLIISNLCNLQSLSESALPSSLSHLDIKDCPNLQSLPVKGMPSSLSALWISKCPLLRPLLEFDKGEYWPQIAHIPTINIDWQYI
- the LOC107003024 gene encoding short-chain dehydrogenase/reductase 2b-like isoform X2; this encodes MGDVCRYAVVTGANKGIGFETVKQLAKSGVTVILTARNEKRGMKATSLLNEQGLSNVVFHQLDVQDAKSIESLAKFVQTQYGRLDILVNNAGASGVVVDEDVLRALNVDPVDWLAGKAVNVIQVAMKTTYESAKLCLDTNYYGVKNVTEALLPLLQNSPSARIVNVSSLRSELKRVPNEERRKELGDVENLTEDKLDKILQNFLHDLKQDALEVNGWQMMLPAYSISKVSLNAYTRILARKYPKMCINCVHPGYVNTDINWHTGTMPVEEGAEGSVMLALLPDGGPTGCYFDRTVVDEF
- the LOC107003024 gene encoding short-chain dehydrogenase/reductase 2b-like isoform X1, with protein sequence MKKTNMKGPQLLIFVLIFINLFKYLCSTSTSPTLPFAELFCLSICWYAVVTGANKGIGFETVKQLAKSGVTVILTARNEKRGMKATSLLNEQGLSNVVFHQLDVQDAKSIESLAKFVQTQYGRLDILVNNAGASGVVVDEDVLRALNVDPVDWLAGKAVNVIQVAMKTTYESAKLCLDTNYYGVKNVTEALLPLLQNSPSARIVNVSSLRSELKRVPNEERRKELGDVENLTEDKLDKILQNFLHDLKQDALEVNGWQMMLPAYSISKVSLNAYTRILARKYPKMCINCVHPGYVNTDINWHTGTMPVEEGAEGSVMLALLPDGGPTGCYFDRTVVDEF